From one Marinobacter sp. LV10MA510-1 genomic stretch:
- a CDS encoding ATP-binding protein — MVDHPRPSGCNALADDADRNRMLAEMAEQSTDMISRHTPEEWRFIYVSPAVTHLLGYQVEEIIGTSAYDLYHPDDVEDFKRRARSVNYNRGLYTHTYRFRCKDGHYTWLESTSRTIRDNSTGKIQEILVVSRDVTHRILAEEQLQKYREDIEHAGRLITMGELASGLAHELNQPLAAMVNFLRGVERRFAGQQDIRWEEIELPITRSINTALRAGDIIHRMMDFTRRQGPVVTTLDIAAIVEEMCEFCESTAERDNVAIKRCIASDLPAVTGDKIQLEQVLLNLLINGIEASRENAGDGPPQVAVEVAEFDQNNMVVHVKDQGKGIAAGDLERIFERFYSTKSGGLGMGLAISRSLVETLGGELWAENVTPSGACFSFTLNKAR; from the coding sequence ATGGTTGATCATCCGCGACCGTCAGGTTGCAACGCCCTGGCAGACGATGCCGACCGCAACCGCATGCTGGCGGAAATGGCCGAACAGTCCACCGACATGATTTCACGCCATACTCCTGAGGAATGGCGCTTCATTTATGTTTCGCCTGCGGTGACCCACCTGCTGGGTTATCAGGTAGAAGAAATTATCGGAACGTCCGCTTACGACCTGTATCACCCAGACGATGTTGAAGATTTCAAGCGCCGTGCCCGCAGCGTGAATTACAACCGGGGGCTGTACACCCATACCTATCGCTTTCGCTGCAAAGACGGCCACTACACCTGGCTGGAAAGTACCAGTCGCACCATTCGTGATAACAGCACTGGTAAGATCCAGGAAATACTCGTGGTATCGCGGGACGTTACCCACCGTATTCTGGCGGAAGAACAGCTGCAAAAGTATCGTGAAGACATTGAGCACGCTGGCCGTCTGATTACCATGGGCGAATTGGCCTCTGGCCTGGCCCACGAACTGAACCAGCCATTAGCGGCCATGGTTAATTTTTTGCGTGGTGTAGAGCGGCGTTTTGCCGGCCAGCAGGATATTCGTTGGGAAGAAATTGAACTGCCCATCACCCGCAGCATTAATACGGCGTTGCGGGCGGGCGATATTATTCATCGAATGATGGATTTCACCCGGCGCCAAGGGCCGGTTGTGACCACTCTGGACATCGCCGCCATTGTGGAAGAAATGTGCGAGTTCTGCGAATCCACAGCGGAACGCGACAATGTCGCCATAAAACGCTGCATTGCGTCAGATTTGCCGGCGGTGACCGGTGATAAGATACAACTGGAACAGGTGCTGCTGAACTTGTTGATTAACGGCATTGAAGCGTCCCGCGAGAACGCCGGTGACGGCCCGCCACAGGTTGCTGTTGAAGTGGCAGAATTTGACCAGAACAATATGGTGGTTCACGTTAAAGACCAGGGCAAAGGTATTGCCGCAGGCGACCTGGAGCGTATTTTCGAGCGGTTTTACTCCACTAAATCTGGGGGCCTGGGTATGGGCTTGGCGATCAGCCGGTCGCTGGTTGAAACCCTGGGTGGCGAGCTTTGGGCGGAGAACGTGACTCCGTCGGGGGCCTGTTTTTCATTCACTCTCAACAAGGCCAGGTAG
- a CDS encoding isochorismatase family protein, which produces MLLDRNKATLVVVDVQSKLLGGIQRSEELVNHCRWLVRLAQLMKVPVIASEQYPDGLGHTEESLRRLIGEERIHGKTQFSAIDDTGFMAHFNSLDRDQVVVCGMESQACVVQTALRLKECGKQVFVVADAISARNDFDTDITLRRLEQAGVVLVSREMVGFEWVRDSSAPEFRTFSKEFLR; this is translated from the coding sequence ATGCTATTAGATCGTAACAAAGCAACCCTGGTGGTTGTGGATGTCCAGTCTAAGCTCTTGGGTGGCATTCAGCGCAGTGAAGAGCTGGTGAATCATTGCCGTTGGCTGGTGCGCTTGGCGCAGCTGATGAAGGTGCCGGTGATTGCCTCTGAACAGTATCCGGATGGCCTGGGCCATACCGAAGAAAGCCTGCGGAGGTTGATCGGGGAAGAGCGGATTCATGGCAAAACCCAGTTTTCGGCCATAGATGACACCGGTTTTATGGCGCACTTTAACAGTTTGGATCGCGACCAAGTTGTGGTGTGTGGTATGGAATCCCAGGCTTGCGTGGTGCAAACCGCGTTGCGCTTGAAAGAGTGCGGAAAACAGGTGTTTGTGGTGGCTGATGCCATTTCCGCCCGCAACGACTTTGATACCGACATTACCCTGCGTCGCCTGGAGCAGGCCGGTGTGGTTCTGGTCAGCCGGGAAATGGTGGGTTTTGAGTGGGTGCGCGATTCCTCAGCACCGGAATTCAGAACCTTCAGCAAAGAATTTTTACGCTGA
- a CDS encoding peptidylprolyl isomerase, which translates to MILLTTNHGPIKLELDYDKAPETAKNFEQYVRQGFFDGLIFHRVISNFMVQGGGFEPDMSPRKTRETIRSEADNGLSNMIGTVAMARTMDPHSATAQFFINVENNGFLDHSAKTAEGWGYCVFGKVAEGMDVVDKIRAVRTTMKAGHQDVPAEDVIIEKAEVLEDGDAA; encoded by the coding sequence ATGATTCTGCTGACAACCAACCACGGCCCTATCAAGCTGGAACTGGATTATGACAAGGCACCGGAAACCGCTAAAAACTTCGAACAGTATGTGCGCCAGGGCTTTTTTGACGGCCTGATATTTCACCGGGTGATCAGCAACTTCATGGTTCAGGGCGGCGGCTTCGAGCCGGACATGAGCCCGCGCAAAACCCGCGAGACAATCAGGAGTGAAGCCGATAACGGCCTCAGCAATATGATTGGCACCGTTGCCATGGCTCGCACCATGGACCCGCACTCCGCAACCGCGCAGTTTTTCATCAACGTTGAAAACAACGGCTTTCTGGATCATTCCGCCAAAACTGCAGAAGGCTGGGGTTATTGCGTGTTTGGCAAAGTGGCTGAAGGCATGGACGTCGTCGACAAAATTCGCGCAGTGCGCACCACCATGAAAGCCGGCCACCAGGATGTTCCTGCTGAAGACGTGATCATCGAAAAAGCGGAAGTGCTTGAGGACGGAGACGCAGCGTGA
- a CDS encoding response regulator transcription factor, whose product MHKETMAQTVYVVDDDADVRDSLQWLLESVGLTVMSYPSAIDFLEGFSGDGSGCIVMDVRMPGLSGISAQQKLPEYHIGLPVIMISAHGNVDMAVTALTQGAMTFIEKPFDDQVLIDHVHNALQQDKIRRQRERSHTEVTQRYESLTRREKQVFGLIVRGFSNQEAADELVINRKTVEGHRAHMMSKMKVDSFAELVQIAIALGVVKGL is encoded by the coding sequence ATGCACAAAGAAACAATGGCGCAAACGGTTTACGTGGTCGACGACGACGCAGATGTTCGCGATTCACTACAGTGGCTGCTGGAGTCCGTTGGGCTAACGGTGATGAGTTACCCCAGCGCCATAGACTTTCTGGAGGGTTTTTCCGGGGATGGCAGTGGCTGCATCGTGATGGATGTGCGCATGCCGGGTTTGAGCGGTATCAGCGCCCAGCAGAAGTTGCCGGAATATCACATCGGTCTGCCGGTAATTATGATTTCCGCCCACGGCAACGTGGACATGGCTGTAACAGCGCTGACCCAAGGCGCAATGACCTTTATTGAAAAGCCGTTTGACGACCAGGTGCTGATTGATCACGTGCACAATGCGTTACAGCAGGACAAGATTCGGCGTCAGCGCGAGCGCTCCCACACCGAGGTGACGCAGCGTTACGAGAGCCTGACTCGCCGTGAAAAGCAGGTGTTCGGGCTGATTGTGAGAGGTTTCTCTAATCAGGAAGCCGCCGATGAGCTGGTCATCAATCGCAAAACCGTAGAGGGGCATCGCGCCCATATGATGTCGAAAATGAAAGTCGACTCCTTCGCCGAGCTGGTTCAAATCGCCATCGCTTTGGGTGTTGTGAAAGGCCTTTGA
- a CDS encoding glutamine--tRNA ligase/YqeY domain fusion protein, protein MSAEPKKAHNFIQSLIEDAVAKGAHTGTVVTRFPPEPNGYLHVGHAKAICLNFGIANTFGGECHLRFDDTNPEKESQEYINAIKADVEWLGYQWQGKVHFASDYFDALYNFAEELIERGNAYVCALSADEMADYRGSLKEPGRNSPYRERAVEENLKLFRQMRDGDFQNGEMVLRAKIDMASPNINMRDPILYRIRYAEHHQTGNKWCIYPMYDYTHPISDALEGITHSLCTLEFEDHRPLYDWVLDNISVPCQPRQIEFARLNLNYTITSKRKLKRLVDEHIVDGWDDPRMPTISGLRRRGYTPESLRTFCDMIGVNKAGGTVDMGMLEFAIREDLNIRSPRAMCVMRPLKVTLTNYPADKTETLVLPVHPQNPDMGSREVTWSQTLFIDREDFALEAPRKWKRLAPDQAVRLRGGYVMTCREIVRDDNGEIVELKCEYDENTLGVNPEGYKPNGVLHWVSATDSVECDINVYDRLFNAETPDSDKEGDMLEHLNPQSLVVLKGARAERNLASPASDLPYQFEREGYFFFDQKLTDNAGKPVFNRTVTLRDSWGKS, encoded by the coding sequence ATGAGCGCCGAGCCCAAGAAAGCCCATAACTTTATTCAGAGCCTGATTGAAGACGCCGTCGCCAAAGGCGCGCACACAGGCACGGTAGTGACCCGTTTTCCGCCGGAGCCCAACGGTTACCTGCACGTTGGTCACGCCAAAGCCATTTGCCTGAATTTTGGTATTGCCAACACTTTTGGCGGTGAATGCCATCTGCGTTTTGACGATACCAACCCGGAAAAAGAAAGCCAGGAATACATCAACGCCATAAAAGCGGATGTGGAGTGGCTTGGTTATCAGTGGCAAGGAAAGGTGCATTTTGCCTCGGACTATTTTGATGCCCTGTACAACTTTGCGGAAGAGCTGATTGAGCGCGGCAATGCTTACGTGTGCGCCTTAAGCGCCGACGAAATGGCGGACTACCGCGGCAGCCTTAAAGAGCCTGGGCGCAACAGCCCTTATCGCGAGCGGGCGGTGGAAGAGAACCTGAAACTGTTCCGCCAGATGCGCGACGGTGATTTTCAAAACGGCGAAATGGTGCTGCGGGCGAAGATTGATATGGCGTCGCCCAACATCAATATGCGTGACCCGATTCTGTACCGCATCCGCTACGCCGAACACCACCAGACCGGCAATAAATGGTGCATCTACCCGATGTACGACTATACCCATCCGATTTCAGACGCGCTGGAAGGTATTACCCATTCCCTGTGTACGCTGGAATTTGAAGACCACCGCCCTCTGTATGACTGGGTGCTGGACAACATCAGCGTACCTTGTCAGCCGCGCCAGATTGAATTTGCGCGGCTGAACCTGAACTACACCATTACCAGCAAACGCAAACTCAAACGTTTAGTGGACGAGCACATCGTTGACGGTTGGGACGACCCGCGCATGCCCACCATTTCAGGGTTGCGCCGCCGCGGTTACACGCCTGAGTCTTTGCGCACCTTCTGCGACATGATCGGTGTGAACAAAGCGGGCGGCACCGTAGACATGGGCATGCTGGAGTTCGCCATTCGCGAAGATTTGAACATCCGTTCGCCCCGCGCCATGTGCGTGATGCGCCCATTGAAGGTCACGCTGACCAACTACCCGGCTGACAAAACCGAAACCCTGGTGTTGCCGGTGCATCCGCAAAATCCGGACATGGGCAGTCGCGAAGTGACCTGGAGCCAAACCCTGTTTATTGATCGCGAAGATTTTGCTCTGGAAGCGCCACGCAAGTGGAAGCGACTGGCACCGGATCAGGCGGTACGCCTGCGCGGTGGCTATGTGATGACTTGTCGCGAAATCGTGCGGGATGACAATGGCGAAATTGTCGAGCTGAAGTGCGAATACGACGAAAACACTCTGGGCGTGAACCCTGAAGGCTACAAACCCAACGGCGTGCTTCACTGGGTATCTGCAACGGACAGCGTGGAGTGCGACATCAATGTGTACGACCGCTTGTTCAACGCGGAAACGCCAGACAGCGATAAAGAAGGCGATATGCTGGAGCACCTGAACCCGCAGTCTTTGGTGGTTTTGAAAGGCGCCCGCGCCGAACGCAATCTGGCGTCGCCGGCGAGCGATCTGCCGTACCAGTTTGAGCGCGAAGGTTACTTTTTCTTCGACCAGAAGCTGACGGACAACGCCGGCAAGCCGGTGTTCAATCGCACCGTCACCCTGCGCGATTCCTGGGGTAAATCTTGA
- the cysS gene encoding cysteine--tRNA ligase: MLIRIYNTLSQKKEEFKPIEPGKVGIYVCGMTVYDYCHLGHARVLVAFDVITRYLRHSGFDVNYVRNITDIDDKILRRADENGEVYTDLTERMIAAMHEDEARLGVLSPNAEPRATAFISDMIAMIETLIAGDHAYAAGNGDVYFSVSSFADYGKLSKKKLEDLLAGARVDVEQAKRSPADFALWKAAKPGEVFWPSPWGNGRPGWHIECSAMANHCLGDTFDIHGGGPDLLFPHHENEIAQSECATGHRFVNTWMHAGAIRVNKEKMSKSLGNFFTIREIMETYPAEVVRYFLVSSHYRSQVDYSEDNLIESGRSLTKLYNALRGVTPLASDAVEQTAHDTQFAERMDDDFNCAGAMAILHAIAGEINQQRRDGDEQAAAASATVLVRLGSVLGLLQQDPELFFQGSSGSGQGGELNAEQIETMIQARADARKARDFAGADRIRDELLEQGVILDDSREGTSWRRG; encoded by the coding sequence ATCTTGATCAGAATCTACAACACCCTCAGCCAGAAAAAAGAAGAGTTCAAGCCCATAGAACCGGGCAAAGTTGGCATCTACGTGTGCGGCATGACCGTGTACGACTACTGTCATCTGGGCCACGCTCGGGTGTTGGTAGCGTTTGATGTGATCACTCGATATTTGCGTCACAGTGGTTTTGATGTGAACTACGTGCGTAACATCACCGACATTGACGACAAGATTCTGCGCCGCGCTGATGAAAACGGCGAGGTGTACACCGACCTGACCGAGCGCATGATTGCCGCCATGCACGAAGACGAAGCCCGTCTGGGTGTGCTGTCGCCCAACGCTGAACCCCGAGCTACGGCGTTTATCAGCGACATGATTGCAATGATCGAAACGCTGATTGCCGGCGACCACGCCTACGCGGCGGGCAACGGCGATGTGTATTTTTCGGTATCCTCGTTTGCGGATTACGGCAAGCTCAGCAAGAAAAAGCTGGAAGACCTGCTGGCGGGCGCCCGGGTGGATGTAGAGCAAGCTAAACGCAGCCCGGCGGATTTCGCCCTGTGGAAAGCGGCGAAGCCGGGTGAAGTATTCTGGCCGTCGCCCTGGGGCAATGGCCGCCCGGGTTGGCACATTGAGTGCTCGGCCATGGCCAATCACTGCCTGGGTGACACCTTTGATATTCACGGTGGTGGGCCAGACCTGTTGTTCCCCCATCACGAAAACGAAATTGCCCAGTCAGAATGCGCCACCGGTCACAGGTTTGTGAATACCTGGATGCACGCCGGCGCCATTCGGGTGAACAAAGAAAAAATGTCCAAGTCATTGGGTAATTTTTTCACCATCCGCGAGATTATGGAAACCTATCCGGCCGAAGTGGTGCGCTACTTTTTAGTGTCCAGCCATTACCGCAGCCAGGTGGACTATTCCGAAGACAATCTGATTGAATCCGGTCGTAGCCTGACCAAGCTTTACAATGCGCTACGCGGTGTCACCCCGCTGGCCAGCGATGCAGTGGAGCAGACTGCACACGACACGCAGTTCGCCGAGCGCATGGATGACGATTTTAACTGCGCGGGTGCAATGGCGATTCTGCACGCCATCGCGGGCGAGATAAATCAGCAGCGCCGTGACGGCGACGAACAAGCCGCTGCGGCCAGCGCTACGGTACTGGTGCGCCTGGGTTCGGTGCTGGGTTTGTTGCAGCAAGACCCGGAGCTGTTTTTTCAGGGCAGCAGTGGCAGCGGGCAGGGCGGTGAGTTGAATGCCGAGCAAATCGAAACGATGATTCAGGCCCGCGCGGATGCCCGCAAGGCCCGCGACTTTGCCGGCGCAGATCGCATTCGTGACGAGCTACTAGAGCAGGGGGTTATTCTGGACGACTCCCGCGAGGGTACCAGCTGGCGGCGGGGTTAA
- the lpxH gene encoding UDP-2,3-diacylglucosamine diphosphatase has product MTTLFISDLHLEESRPDITRAFLTFLQDRAVNAHTLYILGDFFEAWIGDDEHTPLQEQIAAALKQVSDGGTAVYVMHGNRDFLLGQDYCQRIGATLLDDPTVIDLYGTPTLLMHGDSLCTADVEYQKFRANMRNPKTQKMLLARPLKDRQLMARQLRELSMAKNKGKTQAIMDVTPEEVVRVMEQHNVPQLIHGHTHRPARHPLQVSGKAAERIVLGDWDTHVWWLETTATKPIELLNKPV; this is encoded by the coding sequence GTGACCACGCTGTTCATTTCCGATCTGCATCTGGAAGAGTCACGCCCGGACATTACACGGGCGTTTCTTACCTTCTTACAAGATCGCGCGGTGAATGCTCACACACTGTACATTCTGGGCGATTTCTTTGAGGCCTGGATTGGCGACGACGAGCACACGCCCTTGCAGGAGCAGATCGCTGCAGCATTGAAGCAGGTCAGCGACGGCGGCACCGCGGTCTATGTGATGCACGGCAATCGGGACTTTCTGCTGGGTCAGGATTATTGCCAGCGTATTGGAGCAACGCTGCTGGATGACCCAACCGTGATTGACCTTTACGGCACCCCCACCCTGCTGATGCACGGCGACAGTCTGTGCACCGCCGATGTGGAATATCAGAAATTCCGCGCCAACATGCGCAACCCGAAAACCCAGAAAATGCTGCTGGCCCGCCCGCTGAAAGATCGCCAGCTGATGGCTCGCCAACTGCGCGAACTGAGTATGGCCAAGAACAAGGGCAAGACCCAAGCCATTATGGATGTGACTCCAGAAGAAGTGGTGCGGGTAATGGAACAGCATAACGTGCCGCAGCTGATTCACGGCCACACCCACCGCCCGGCCCGACATCCGTTGCAGGTCAGCGGGAAAGCGGCGGAAAGAATTGTTTTGGGGGACTGGGACACGCATGTGTGGTGGCTAGAAACAACCGCGACCAAGCCCATTGAACTCCTCAACAAGCCGGTGTGA
- a CDS encoding malonyl-CoA decarboxylase: MPRQSANLFERAFKKLLAGGTDALNGWRLNQGDLAISADLTEQDLTVIAEWIDHCLAENGGQVVARKRAAELGRAYLTLTRTGRMRFLCLLAEQYGIDENAVSQAMEDWRNADPDQRNLKARQLRKSLEPSRTTLLKQFNGVPSGVKFLVDMREELLTLIKEQPLLMPLEQDLKELLEQWFDIGLLQLEEISWKSSAVLLEKLIAYEAVHEIKSWNDLKNRLDSDRRCFAFIHPNMPDEPLIFVEVALVNGLAGNVQKLLDEDAPTQDIDQANTAIFYSISNAQKGLAGISFGNFLIKQVVARLKEEFPHLKQFATLSPVPGFRRWLDSASDEEIAALPGGEAWLKTPQPRLTVDADSLATSPEPDKQTLLRLAAAYLCLAKRKGTNTRAKDPVANFHLSNGAQVARLNWLADSSDKGLKQAAGLMVNYLYDLPNIEQRSEHYTSSGKIAKSAEIKKLIK, from the coding sequence ATGCCACGTCAATCCGCTAATCTGTTCGAACGTGCTTTTAAAAAGCTGCTAGCCGGAGGCACCGATGCCTTAAATGGCTGGCGCCTGAACCAGGGTGATCTGGCCATATCTGCTGATTTGACAGAGCAGGATCTAACGGTGATTGCCGAGTGGATTGACCACTGCCTCGCCGAGAACGGCGGCCAAGTTGTCGCTCGCAAACGCGCTGCAGAATTAGGCCGTGCCTATCTTACATTGACACGCACTGGCCGTATGCGCTTCCTTTGCCTGCTAGCCGAGCAATACGGCATTGACGAAAACGCGGTTAGTCAAGCCATGGAAGACTGGCGCAACGCCGATCCTGACCAGCGCAACCTGAAAGCCCGCCAGCTCCGCAAAAGCCTGGAGCCTAGCCGCACCACTTTACTCAAACAGTTTAACGGCGTTCCGTCTGGCGTAAAGTTCTTGGTAGATATGCGCGAAGAATTGCTGACGCTGATCAAGGAGCAGCCTCTACTGATGCCGCTGGAACAGGATTTAAAAGAGCTGTTGGAGCAGTGGTTCGACATCGGCCTGCTGCAACTGGAAGAAATCAGCTGGAAATCCAGTGCCGTGCTGTTGGAGAAACTGATTGCTTACGAGGCCGTGCACGAAATAAAAAGCTGGAACGACCTGAAAAACCGACTGGACTCAGACCGCCGCTGCTTTGCTTTTATTCATCCTAATATGCCTGACGAGCCGCTGATTTTTGTTGAAGTGGCGCTAGTAAACGGGCTGGCCGGCAACGTACAAAAACTGCTGGACGAAGACGCCCCAACACAAGACATAGACCAGGCCAATACAGCCATTTTCTACTCCATTTCCAACGCCCAAAAAGGCCTGGCCGGTATCAGCTTTGGCAACTTCCTGATTAAACAGGTAGTGGCCAGGCTGAAAGAGGAATTCCCTCACCTGAAGCAGTTTGCCACCCTGTCACCCGTGCCCGGTTTTCGCCGCTGGCTCGATTCCGCTAGCGATGAAGAGATTGCTGCACTGCCCGGTGGCGAGGCTTGGCTGAAAACCCCGCAACCGCGCCTGACCGTGGACGCTGACAGCCTGGCCACTAGCCCTGAACCCGACAAACAGACCCTTTTACGCCTCGCGGCGGCTTACCTGTGCCTGGCTAAACGCAAGGGCACAAACACGCGAGCCAAAGACCCCGTCGCCAACTTCCACCTCAGCAACGGCGCGCAAGTAGCGCGGCTGAACTGGCTGGCCGACAGCTCAGATAAGGGTTTGAAACAGGCTGCCGGGCTAATGGTGAACTATCTGTACGATCTACCCAATATTGAACAGCGCAGCGAGCATTACACCTCGTCTGGAAAGATTGCAAAGTCCGCCGAAATTAAAAAATTAATCAAGTAG
- a CDS encoding MaoC family dehydratase: MDELHGYYLEDLKVGMTDSYTKTITEADVIQFAELSGDNNPLHLNDEYAKTTPFKARIVHGMFSAALISAVLGARMPGPGAIYIDQQIRFKAPVFLGDTVVASAEVEEINVERRRVKLKTVCKVGDKVVAEGYATNMVDRRPA, translated from the coding sequence ATGGATGAGTTACACGGCTATTACCTGGAAGACCTAAAAGTCGGCATGACCGACAGCTACACCAAAACGATCACCGAGGCGGATGTTATACAGTTCGCTGAGCTCAGTGGTGACAACAACCCGTTACATCTGAATGACGAGTACGCGAAGACCACGCCGTTCAAAGCGCGGATCGTGCACGGTATGTTCAGTGCCGCTTTGATTTCTGCGGTACTGGGTGCACGTATGCCTGGTCCTGGTGCTATCTACATTGACCAGCAGATCCGTTTCAAGGCGCCGGTGTTTCTTGGTGATACCGTGGTGGCGAGTGCAGAAGTTGAGGAAATCAACGTAGAGCGCCGCCGGGTGAAGTTGAAAACCGTGTGCAAGGTGGGCGATAAAGTGGTTGCGGAAGGCTATGCCACCAATATGGTAGACCGCCGTCCGGCGTAA
- a CDS encoding malate synthase G, whose product MTSRVQLDGLQVAGNLYDFINNEAILGTGLDADKFWADFAKIVNDLAPRNRELLAKRDSLQDKLDAWNHNHQHQTPDMHVYKDFLKEIGYLVDEPADFTISTANVDPEVATMAGPQLVVPIMNARFALNAVNSRWGSLYDALYGTDAISETGGAEKTAGYNPKRGERVIEFARDLLDSSAPLASGSHKDAALYHVAGGKLVVDLQNGDSIGLKDETGFVGYTGSADAPTGILLVKNGMHFEIQIDATHPIGKTDGAHVKDVLMESALTTIMDCEDSVAAVDADDKVLAYRNWLGLMNGSLEETFEKGGKQLTRKMNADRVYTAADGSELQLKGRSVMFIRNVGHLMTNPAILLADGSEVPEGLLDGVMTSLMAMHDLKGNSRFQNSTQGSMYIVKPKMHGPEEVAFTNEFFGRVEDVLGLPRFTLKVGIMDEERRTTVNLKACIHAAKDRVAFINTGFLDRTGDEIHTSMKLAPFIRKGKMKQATWITAYEQWNVDIGLETGFRGVAQIGKGMWAMPDLMADMLEQKIGHPKAGANTAWVPSPTAATLHATHYHQVNVADIQQKLESRERASVDDILTVPINLNSKDLTAAEIQEELDNNAQSILGYVVRWIDSGVGCSKVPDINNVGLMEDRATLRISSQLLANWLYHGICNKHQIEETMKRMALIVDKQNAGDATYRPMAENFADSIAFQAALDLVLKGAEQPNGYTEPLLHAYRLKAKAKYGQ is encoded by the coding sequence ATGACATCACGCGTACAGCTTGACGGTCTTCAGGTTGCCGGGAATTTATACGACTTTATTAATAATGAAGCGATCCTTGGAACGGGTCTGGATGCAGACAAATTCTGGGCAGACTTCGCCAAAATCGTCAACGATCTTGCGCCCCGCAATCGTGAGCTGCTAGCCAAACGCGATTCCCTGCAGGATAAACTGGACGCCTGGAACCATAACCACCAGCACCAGACTCCGGATATGCACGTCTATAAAGATTTCCTCAAGGAAATCGGCTATCTGGTTGACGAGCCCGCTGATTTTACCATTTCCACGGCTAACGTAGATCCTGAAGTAGCTACCATGGCTGGGCCGCAGCTTGTTGTGCCGATCATGAACGCCCGCTTTGCCCTGAACGCGGTTAACAGCCGGTGGGGCAGTTTGTACGATGCGCTTTACGGCACCGACGCGATTTCTGAAACAGGTGGCGCCGAAAAAACCGCCGGTTACAACCCAAAGCGCGGTGAACGCGTTATCGAATTTGCCCGTGACCTTCTGGACAGTTCAGCGCCTTTGGCCTCTGGCAGTCACAAAGACGCAGCGCTCTATCACGTTGCCGGTGGCAAGCTGGTGGTGGACCTGCAAAACGGCGACAGCATCGGTTTGAAAGATGAAACCGGTTTTGTCGGTTACACCGGTTCGGCAGACGCCCCGACAGGCATTCTGCTGGTTAAAAACGGCATGCACTTTGAAATCCAGATTGACGCTACCCATCCCATCGGCAAAACCGATGGTGCCCACGTTAAAGACGTGTTGATGGAATCGGCGCTGACCACCATTATGGATTGTGAAGATTCGGTAGCCGCAGTAGACGCTGACGACAAAGTTCTGGCCTACCGCAACTGGCTGGGCCTTATGAATGGCAGTCTGGAAGAAACCTTTGAAAAAGGTGGTAAGCAGTTAACCCGCAAGATGAACGCGGATCGCGTTTACACCGCCGCCGATGGTAGCGAGCTGCAACTGAAGGGCCGCAGCGTGATGTTCATCCGTAACGTGGGCCACCTGATGACCAACCCGGCGATTCTGCTGGCAGATGGCAGCGAAGTACCGGAAGGCCTGCTGGATGGTGTGATGACATCGCTGATGGCCATGCACGACCTGAAAGGCAACAGCCGGTTTCAGAACAGCACCCAAGGCTCGATGTATATTGTTAAGCCGAAGATGCACGGCCCGGAAGAAGTCGCGTTTACCAACGAGTTTTTTGGCCGGGTGGAAGACGTTTTGGGCTTGCCGCGCTTTACCCTGAAAGTGGGCATTATGGATGAAGAACGCCGCACCACGGTGAACTTGAAGGCCTGCATTCACGCCGCGAAAGATCGCGTGGCGTTTATTAACACCGGCTTTTTGGACCGCACCGGTGACGAGATTCATACCTCCATGAAGCTTGCCCCGTTTATCCGCAAAGGAAAAATGAAGCAGGCCACGTGGATCACCGCTTACGAGCAGTGGAACGTAGACATCGGCCTGGAGACCGGATTCCGCGGTGTGGCGCAAATTGGCAAGGGCATGTGGGCCATGCCGGATTTGATGGCCGATATGCTGGAACAGAAAATTGGCCATCCAAAAGCCGGTGCCAATACCGCCTGGGTGCCATCACCCACCGCCGCCACTCTGCACGCCACGCATTATCATCAGGTGAATGTGGCCGATATCCAGCAGAAGCTGGAAAGTCGCGAGCGTGCAAGTGTGGATGATATTCTCACGGTGCCCATCAATCTGAATTCGAAAGATCTGACCGCGGCGGAAATCCAGGAGGAATTGGACAACAACGCGCAAAGTATTTTGGGCTATGTGGTGCGCTGGATCGACAGCGGCGTAGGTTGCTCTAAAGTGCCCGACATCAATAACGTGGGCCTGATGGAAGACCGCGCTACCCTGCGGATTTCGTCGCAGTTGCTGGCGAACTGGCTGTATCACGGTATCTGCAACAAGCACCAGATTGAAGAGACCATGAAGCGCATGGCACTGATCGTGGACAAACAGAACGCCGGTGACGCAACCTATCGCCCAATGGCCGAAAACTTTGCCGACAGTATTGCGTTTCAGGCAGCGTTGGACCTGGTGCTGAAAGGCGCCGAGCAGCCGAATGGCTACACAGAACCGTTGCTGCATGCATACCGTTTGAAGGCAAAAGCGAAATACGGCCAGTAA